The Deferribacterota bacterium genome includes the window GGTAGTTACCCTCTCTTTTAATCATATATCTAAAGGCCTTATCTGTTTGATTGGCATCTGCTGGTATAATTATTCTAACATTATATAGATTTCTAAAGGCACCTATATAATCTATACATTGATGGGTTTTTCCATCTTCACCTACATCGGCTCCTACATGGGTTGTAACAACCTTTAGATTCGTATTATTTATATCATTTAATCTCATCTGGTTATAGGTCTCATCAATTCCAAATACACCAAAGTCTGCAAATACAGATACTACACCATTTATACTGGTAGCTCCTGCTGTTGTTGAAGTGTGGTGCTCTTGGATACCTGATTCAAAGAATATATCTGTGAATTCTTTTTTGACTTTATCTGTCTTTACAGAGCTAGCTAGGTCACAATCAAATACGACAATGGGTGTATTTTTCTTATAGTTTAGCTTTACTACATCATACAAAGCATTGCCAAAGGCTGAGCGGTTATCAATCTTTTTGTCTTTATTATAGATAATAGAAGAGCCTACATCTATATTAACTGTAGACCCTTTTATTTTCTCTTTTCTCTTTTTATTTAATTTATTATACTGCTTTTCCTCTCTTAGTCTTTTATACCTTTCATAGTCTATATCTAGATTCAATTCTTTAACTGCTTTAAAATATTCTTCCTCACTTAAGGGCTTACCGTGATAAACCTCTTTGTTCTCCATAAAGGAGACTCCTTTGCCCATAGTTGTGTGCGCTATAATTGCTACTGGTTTATCTACTCTTTTTGACTCTTCTAATGCATTAAATATCTCATTAAGGTTATGCCCATCAATCTCTATTATATGCCAGCCTGTAGCCATATATTCTGCCTTTATATCTTGGGGCATAATATCCTCTATATTGCCACTAATCTGTAGATGGTTGTAATCGATAAAGGCTGTTATGTTATTAAAGTTATATTTTTTAATAAATCTTCTTGCCTCAATGATTTGTCCCTTTTGATTCTCTCCATCTCCCATAATGACATATATATTAAAGGCTTTATCTAATAATTTCCCTGCTACAGCAAAACCTGCTGAAGCTGATAAGCCTTGTCCCAAGTTACCTGTTGACCACTCAATACCAGGGACTACCCTTTCAATATGGCCTTCAAAAATACTACCTGTCTTTCTAAAACCAAGAAATACATCCTCTATATTAAAAAAACCACATCTAGCAAGAACTGAATAGACTGCAGGGGATGTATGTCCATTAGATACTATTACCCTATCCCTATCTAAGGAATATAGATTATCTAGTGAGATATTAGCATAGTTGTAAATAGCTAAAAGCATATCAATGATAGACATTGAACCACCAGGGTGACCACTACCTGCTAGGGTTGTCATTGTTAGGATGTCGCCTCTGCAGAGGGTTTTAAGCTGCTCCAAATTCTTTACAATATTATTTAACTTCACATTTACTCCTTTTAGCATATTGACTTTCTAAAGCAATAGTTATAAACCTTTCTAAAGTCAATATTTAATTATAAAATATTGACAAAAATAATTATTTTAATAATATAAATAACATAAGTTCAAAATTGTTTGTTGGAGGCAAATTAATATGCAAAAATTATCGTTAGATAAAGTTTATAACATTTTAGAAAACTTTCCCTTGCTTACAGATTACACATTAAAGAACATTAACGGGCTTAGAAGTGTAGATAATAAAGATGGAAAAATAAAGGCAGTAATTGATTTACCAATTACTGAAAAAGAAAGCCTAGATTTTTTAAAAAAAGATATAGAATCATATATGAAAAAAAACAATATAGATGTGGATGTTGAATTAAATAGTAAACAAGCAAAGGAATTAAATAGTATAAAGCACTATATCGCAGTTATGAGTGGCAAAGGTGGTGTCGGCAAATCTTTTGTAAGCGGTTTACTTACTGTATATCTTAAGAGAAATGGATATAATGTTGGTTTGTTAGATGCCGATATAACTGGACCAAGCATCCCTAAAATGTTTGGTATAAAAGGTAACAAAACAAGGGTACTTGAAAAGGCAATATTGCCGGCATTCAGCAAAAATGATATAAAAATAATGTCTACAAATCTACTTTTACCTGAAGAAGATGATGCCGTCATTTGGAGGGGGCCTTTGATCTCTAATGTAATTACACAGTTTTTTAATGATGTGCTTTGGGGAAAGCTTGACTACCTCATTATTGATCTACCACCTGGCACTTCTGATGCGTCATTAACAGTACTTCAAACACCTCCAATCGATGGCGTTGTTATGGTTTTTACACCACAAGATCTAGCTAATATGATTGTAAGAAAAGCTGTTAATATGGTAGGAAAACTAAATAAATCAATAATAGCATTAGTTGAAAATATGAGTTATTTTGAACAAAAAGGATCCGATGAGAAAATAAATATCTTTGGTTCTAGCAAAATAGAGAAAATGAAAGAATTAACGGACTGTGAAACAGGTATTAAACTACCTCTAAATCCCAAATTTAGTGAATACGCTGACAGTGGTAACATTGAAGAATTAGATTATCCTCCCTTTGATGAATTTGCCAAAAAAATCGCTGAATTAGTAAAAAATAAAAAATATAGTTAATGTTTCTATACACATAACTACTATTTATATAATTATGACAAATGTATATGGACCTGTTCCTTCACGTAGATTAGGCAAAAGCCTTGGCATTAATAATATACCCTACAAGATCTGTACATACGCTTGTATTTATTGTCAAATTGGAAAAACTATAAAGATGCAAAATAAGAGAGAGGCCTTCTATAAACCAGAAAAACTTGTTAGTGAAGTAAAAAATCTTTTATCTAACATTCATAATAAAGATAAGTTCCCTGATTACTTAACAATTGTTCCTGATGGTGAACCTACCTTAGATATCAATATTGGAATATTAATTGAAAAGCTTAAAGTGTTTAATATCCCTATTGCTGTTATTACCAATGCATCATTAATTGATCAACCTGATGTTCGTGGTGATTTATCAAAGGCAGATTATATATCTGTAAAAATAGATAGTGTAGATAAAAATAAATGGCGTACAATAAATAGGCCTTATAAGGCATTAAATTTTTATAGCATATTAGAAGGTATTAAAACCTTTAGATGTAGTTTTTCTGGACATCTATCTACAGAAACAATGGTAATCAAAGGGATCAACGATAAAGACGAGGACTTTATAGCATTAGCAAAGTATTTGAATGAATTAAAACCTGATACTGCCTATTTATCTATCCCAATAAGACCGCCAGCAGTAAAAACTGTAGAACCACCAGAACAAAAAGTGTTGTTGCAGGGTTTTTATACTTTATCTAAAATAATCCCTTCAGCAGCACAACTTACCTACTATGAGGGTGATTCATTCTTTTCGGCAGGCAATAGTGAAAGTGATTTATTAAGCATAACCGCAGTGCACCCTATGCGAGAAGATGCAGTAGTACAATTGCTAAACAGGAACAATGACAGCTATCAAGTTGTTGAAAAACTAATTAAACAAAATATGATAGAAAAAATACATTATAAAAACCATTATTATTACTTAAGAAAATTTAGCTAATATAGCACAACAAGGAGGCATAACAGTGATAGATTGCTCTAGTTGTAAAAAACGCTCATGTCGTCAAGGGATGAAATGCGCCAAAGGTTATGATTTTACAAAATATAAAGAATCCTCTGCAAATGAATATAAAAATCAAGAAAATGAGAAAATTTTAAAAGTAGCTACAAGGATTGAAGCTGAACACTATATGAAATGGACAAGATTAGAAGAAATTATATCCTTTTCTAAGGGTATGGATTATAAAAAAATTGGGATAGCAATGTGTGTTGGCTTAATTGAGGAAGCAAATACCCTACAAAAAATATTGTCAAAAAATTTTTCTGT containing:
- a CDS encoding transketolase, giving the protein MKLNNIVKNLEQLKTLCRGDILTMTTLAGSGHPGGSMSIIDMLLAIYNYANISLDNLYSLDRDRVIVSNGHTSPAVYSVLARCGFFNIEDVFLGFRKTGSIFEGHIERVVPGIEWSTGNLGQGLSASAGFAVAGKLLDKAFNIYVIMGDGENQKGQIIEARRFIKKYNFNNITAFIDYNHLQISGNIEDIMPQDIKAEYMATGWHIIEIDGHNLNEIFNALEESKRVDKPVAIIAHTTMGKGVSFMENKEVYHGKPLSEEEYFKAVKELNLDIDYERYKRLREEKQYNKLNKKRKEKIKGSTVNIDVGSSIIYNKDKKIDNRSAFGNALYDVVKLNYKKNTPIVVFDCDLASSVKTDKVKKEFTDIFFESGIQEHHTSTTAGATSINGVVSVFADFGVFGIDETYNQMRLNDINNTNLKVVTTHVGADVGEDGKTHQCIDYIGAFRNLYNVRIIIPADANQTDKAFRYMIKREGNY
- a CDS encoding Mrp/NBP35 family ATP-binding protein, with the translated sequence MQKLSLDKVYNILENFPLLTDYTLKNINGLRSVDNKDGKIKAVIDLPITEKESLDFLKKDIESYMKKNNIDVDVELNSKQAKELNSIKHYIAVMSGKGGVGKSFVSGLLTVYLKRNGYNVGLLDADITGPSIPKMFGIKGNKTRVLEKAILPAFSKNDIKIMSTNLLLPEEDDAVIWRGPLISNVITQFFNDVLWGKLDYLIIDLPPGTSDASLTVLQTPPIDGVVMVFTPQDLANMIVRKAVNMVGKLNKSIIALVENMSYFEQKGSDEKINIFGSSKIEKMKELTDCETGIKLPLNPKFSEYADSGNIEELDYPPFDEFAKKIAELVKNKKYS
- a CDS encoding radical SAM protein, whose product is MTNVYGPVPSRRLGKSLGINNIPYKICTYACIYCQIGKTIKMQNKREAFYKPEKLVSEVKNLLSNIHNKDKFPDYLTIVPDGEPTLDINIGILIEKLKVFNIPIAVITNASLIDQPDVRGDLSKADYISVKIDSVDKNKWRTINRPYKALNFYSILEGIKTFRCSFSGHLSTETMVIKGINDKDEDFIALAKYLNELKPDTAYLSIPIRPPAVKTVEPPEQKVLLQGFYTLSKIIPSAAQLTYYEGDSFFSAGNSESDLLSITAVHPMREDAVVQLLNRNNDSYQVVEKLIKQNMIEKIHYKNHYYYLRKFS
- a CDS encoding DUF1847 domain-containing protein, with the protein product MDCSSCKKRSCRQGMKCAKGYDFTKYKESSANEYKNQENEKILKVATRIEAEHYMKWTRLEEIISFSKGMDYKKIGIAMCVGLIEEANTLQKILSKNFSVVSICCKSCGFEKKAYGLPNIRPDSVEVTCNPIAQAQILNDEKTNLNIIVGLCVGHDILFTKYSKAPVTTFIAKDRVLGHNTAASLYSSYYKRKLL